In bacterium, one genomic interval encodes:
- a CDS encoding S41 family peptidase, with protein sequence MSISVRLIAACAVLLFLLPFARAEQSSTLPDSLAPVVEIIEKNYWRDISRDSLIEIIRSGDLTKLDPYSELLDSIAWSDMHLDLAGSFGGIGVFMKYDSALQQHSFRGVFLGSPALAAGLRAGDRIVTVDSQIAHGMSQDVMFGLLRGKVGTTVRLTVQRDSLSSPLAVEIQRAKIEITSVRGSGRQSDSAPDYRVDTAPEIAYLRITHFSSTTAADVDSALTRINASGAKALILDLRDNYGGLMRAARQVADMFLDSGVIVSLHGRAEDDTSYTAEPGTRWTHPVAMLINDGTVSSGEILAAALQDNRRVITIGSRTYGKGLAQDLFALPDSIRGLKLSTSAFFRPSRQPMERHLPGSDTTIGGVSPDSGMAITGPSDRLGKEYIRVQDTDDSWQFAGTTIPLATPTNDSFISLAVDALRKRISR encoded by the coding sequence ATGTCGATATCTGTACGCCTGATCGCCGCGTGTGCCGTCCTGCTTTTCCTTCTCCCGTTTGCCCGGGCGGAGCAGTCGTCGACCCTCCCCGACTCCCTCGCTCCCGTCGTTGAGATCATCGAGAAAAACTACTGGCGCGACATCTCCCGCGACAGCCTGATCGAGATCATCCGCTCCGGCGACCTGACCAAACTCGACCCGTACTCCGAACTTCTTGACTCGATCGCCTGGAGCGACATGCATCTCGATCTCGCCGGCTCATTCGGCGGCATCGGCGTATTCATGAAGTACGATAGCGCCCTGCAACAGCATTCTTTCCGTGGGGTCTTCCTCGGCTCCCCCGCGCTGGCAGCCGGACTCCGGGCCGGCGATCGAATAGTGACTGTCGATTCACAGATCGCCCACGGGATGTCGCAGGATGTAATGTTTGGGCTGCTCCGTGGCAAGGTCGGCACCACGGTCAGACTCACTGTCCAGCGCGACTCACTCTCGTCCCCGCTCGCTGTTGAGATCCAGCGCGCGAAGATCGAAATCACTTCTGTTCGCGGCTCCGGCCGTCAGTCCGATTCAGCGCCGGACTACCGGGTCGACACCGCTCCGGAGATCGCCTACCTTCGGATCACCCATTTCAGTTCCACTACCGCAGCCGATGTTGACTCTGCGCTCACCCGCATCAACGCATCCGGTGCCAAAGCGCTCATTCTTGATCTTCGCGATAACTACGGCGGGCTGATGCGTGCTGCCCGGCAGGTCGCCGATATGTTTCTGGACTCGGGCGTGATCGTCTCGCTGCATGGTCGCGCCGAAGACGATACCTCATACACTGCTGAGCCCGGCACAAGATGGACACATCCGGTCGCGATGCTCATTAATGACGGAACGGTTTCCTCGGGTGAGATCTTAGCGGCGGCACTCCAGGACAATAGGCGGGTGATCACGATCGGCAGTCGCACGTACGGCAAAGGTCTGGCGCAGGATCTTTTTGCCCTCCCCGATTCGATCCGCGGCCTCAAGCTTTCCACTTCCGCATTCTTCCGACCGAGCCGACAGCCGATGGAACGGCATCTGCCGGGAAGCGACACGACTATCGGCGGCGTTTCGCCTGATTCTGGGATGGCGATCACGGGACCATCCGATCGACTGGGGAAGGAATATATCAGGGTGCAGGATACCGATGATTCGTGGCAATTTGCCGGGACGACGATCCCGCTTGCTACCCCCACCAACGACAGTTTCATCTCCCTCGCTGTCGACGCATTGCGGAAGAGAATCTCTCGCTGA